The Streptococcus sp. S5 genome contains a region encoding:
- a CDS encoding primosomal protein N' yields MIEAGGEKVIAKVIVDVPLMQTDKPYSYQIPSEFEDMVEAGMRVHVPFGKGNRLIQGIVVDVVEEADTSEELKAIGEVLDYTPVLNQEQFWLADQLRKSVFSYKITILKAMLPSLLNSSYDKILYPQPSLDPTLKVKLFGEKNEVSFSSLDAADQAQVMRLVRKGDLVLEYKAKDKKQIKTEKWYRVNQEGLKELQLSARAKKRLALKERLLLEQGEQPLAGLYQDFSREVVAYFIDQGVLEITEREVNRAAAYYEGKGQTQALLLNSEQAKAVETVVSQIGKTSKPFLLEGVTGSGKTEVYLQIIQEVLNKGKTAIMLVPEISLTPQMTDRFISRFGQEVAILHSGLSNGEKYDQWRKVERGEAKVVVGARSAIFAPLKNIGAIIIDEEHEASYKQDSNPRYHAREVAVLRAQYNQAVLLLGSATPSLESRARATKGVYELIRLTQRANPAAKIPEVKVVDFRDYIGQNEAGNFTPVLVEAIADRLQKKEQVVLMLNRRGYSSFVMCRECGTVDTCPNCDISLTLHMDTKTMNCHYCGYSKAIPRHCPNCQSPSIRYYGTGTQKAYDELQEIFPEAKILRMDVDTTRKKGSHAAILDAFGNGEADILLGTQMIAKGLDFPNVTLVGVLNADTSLNLPDYRSSERTFQLLTQVAGRAGRAEKEGEVIIQSYNPNHYAIRFAKDQDYEGFFAYEMQIRRQLGYTPYYFTVGLTLSHKSEEIVMEKSHQVMEILRSGLSDQVQILGPTPKPIARTHNLYHYQIIVKYRFEEGMTQVLNQILEFTQERGNQDLRVSIDNEPQSFM; encoded by the coding sequence ATGATAGAGGCTGGAGGTGAAAAAGTGATAGCAAAAGTCATCGTAGATGTTCCATTGATGCAGACGGATAAACCCTATTCCTATCAGATTCCATCAGAATTTGAAGATATGGTTGAGGCGGGAATGCGAGTTCATGTCCCCTTTGGTAAAGGGAATCGCCTCATTCAAGGGATTGTGGTAGACGTTGTAGAAGAGGCAGATACAAGCGAGGAATTGAAGGCGATTGGAGAGGTATTAGACTACACTCCTGTCTTAAATCAAGAGCAGTTCTGGTTGGCAGATCAATTGCGAAAAAGTGTCTTTTCCTACAAAATAACGATTTTAAAAGCCATGCTTCCCTCACTTCTTAATTCCAGTTATGACAAGATTTTGTATCCTCAACCATCTTTGGATCCAACTCTCAAAGTGAAACTTTTTGGTGAAAAAAATGAAGTTTCTTTTTCTTCTCTAGATGCGGCCGATCAAGCCCAAGTGATGCGGTTGGTCAGAAAAGGAGATTTGGTACTTGAATACAAGGCCAAGGATAAGAAACAAATTAAAACAGAAAAATGGTATCGCGTTAACCAGGAAGGATTAAAAGAACTTCAACTATCAGCGAGAGCTAAAAAAAGGCTAGCATTGAAAGAGCGCCTGTTACTAGAGCAAGGGGAGCAACCTTTAGCAGGATTGTATCAGGATTTTTCACGAGAAGTAGTGGCCTATTTTATTGATCAGGGTGTTTTAGAAATAACAGAACGAGAAGTGAATCGGGCGGCTGCATATTATGAAGGCAAAGGACAGACCCAGGCTCTGCTTTTAAATTCAGAGCAAGCAAAAGCTGTCGAAACAGTAGTTTCTCAAATTGGGAAAACATCAAAGCCTTTTTTATTAGAAGGTGTGACTGGAAGTGGGAAAACAGAAGTTTATCTGCAGATTATTCAGGAAGTTCTAAATAAGGGGAAAACGGCTATTATGTTGGTTCCTGAGATTTCCTTGACGCCACAGATGACGGATCGCTTTATCTCTCGTTTTGGCCAGGAAGTAGCGATTTTACACTCGGGCTTATCAAACGGTGAGAAGTATGATCAATGGCGAAAAGTTGAACGTGGTGAGGCCAAGGTAGTCGTTGGAGCGCGCTCAGCCATCTTTGCTCCTTTAAAAAACATCGGAGCCATTATCATTGATGAGGAGCATGAGGCTTCCTACAAACAAGATAGTAACCCACGCTACCACGCAAGGGAAGTCGCGGTCTTAAGAGCTCAGTACAATCAAGCAGTTTTGCTTCTTGGATCTGCTACACCAAGTTTAGAATCGCGGGCTCGTGCAACAAAAGGGGTTTATGAATTAATTCGTCTGACCCAACGGGCCAATCCGGCAGCCAAAATTCCAGAAGTTAAAGTCGTTGATTTTCGTGATTATATTGGCCAAAATGAAGCTGGTAACTTCACTCCGGTTCTAGTGGAAGCTATTGCTGATCGCTTGCAGAAAAAAGAGCAGGTTGTCTTGATGTTGAACCGCCGTGGTTATTCCAGTTTTGTCATGTGTCGCGAGTGTGGAACTGTAGATACTTGTCCCAATTGTGATATCTCACTGACCCTCCACATGGATACTAAAACCATGAACTGTCATTATTGTGGCTATAGCAAAGCGATTCCTCGACACTGTCCAAATTGCCAAAGTCCTTCCATTCGTTATTACGGGACAGGAACGCAAAAAGCCTATGATGAATTACAAGAGATCTTTCCTGAAGCTAAAATTTTGCGCATGGATGTGGATACCACTCGAAAAAAAGGGAGCCACGCAGCGATATTAGATGCTTTCGGGAATGGAGAAGCGGATATCTTGTTAGGGACGCAAATGATTGCGAAGGGCTTGGATTTTCCAAATGTGACGTTAGTGGGTGTCTTGAATGCAGATACTTCTTTAAATTTACCGGATTATCGATCCTCTGAGAGAACCTTTCAACTCTTGACTCAGGTGGCAGGAAGAGCCGGACGAGCAGAGAAAGAAGGAGAGGTTATCATTCAGAGCTACAACCCCAATCATTATGCGATTCGATTTGCCAAAGACCAAGATTATGAAGGCTTTTTTGCTTATGAAATGCAGATTCGACGGCAGTTAGGTTATACGCCTTATTACTTCACAGTTGGGTTAACCCTATCCCATAAGAGTGAGGAAATTGTGATGGAGAAGTCACATCAGGTTATGGAAATCCTCCGTTCTGGCTTATCCGATCAGGTCCAAATCTTAGGACCAACTCCTAAACCAATTGCACGCACACATAATTTGTATCATTATCAAATCATTGTGAAATATCGTTTTGAAGAAGGCATGACTCAGGTCTTGAATCAAATCTTAGAATTTACACAAGAAAGAGGCAACCAAGATCTCCGTGTCAGTATTGATAATGAACCTCAAAGCTTTATGTAA
- the rpoZ gene encoding DNA-directed RNA polymerase subunit omega, which produces MMLKPSIDTLLDKVPSKYSLVILEAKRAHELESGAVPTQEFQSVKSTLQALEEIESGNVVVHPDPEAKREALRRRIEAERIRKEEEERKIKEQIAKEKEDGEKI; this is translated from the coding sequence ATGATGTTAAAACCTTCTATTGATACATTGCTTGACAAAGTACCCTCAAAATACTCATTGGTCATACTTGAGGCAAAACGGGCCCACGAATTGGAAAGTGGTGCAGTGCCAACTCAAGAATTCCAATCGGTCAAATCAACATTACAAGCGCTTGAAGAAATCGAGTCAGGAAACGTAGTTGTTCACCCGGATCCAGAAGCAAAACGTGAAGCGCTTCGTCGTCGGATTGAAGCAGAGCGAATCCGCAAAGAAGAAGAAGAGCGCAAAATTAAGGAACAAATTGCCAAAGAAAAAGAAGATGGTGAAAAAATTTAA
- the gmk gene encoding guanylate kinase has protein sequence MADRGLLIVFSGPSGVGKGTVRREIFENSDNQFQYSVSMTTRAQRPGEVDGIDYFFRTREEFEDLIRQGQMLEYAEYVGNYYGTPLTYVNETLDKGIDVFLEIEVQGALQVKKKVPDAVFIFLTPPDLDELQDRLVGRGTDSAEVIAQRIEKAKEEIAMMREYDYAIVNDEVPLAAQRVKRVIEAEHFRVDRVIGHYLDMLPKTQTIVKR, from the coding sequence ATGGCGGATCGTGGCTTATTAATTGTATTTTCTGGCCCTTCAGGGGTTGGAAAAGGAACGGTCAGACGAGAAATTTTTGAAAACTCGGACAATCAGTTTCAGTATTCTGTATCGATGACGACGCGTGCACAACGTCCAGGTGAAGTGGATGGTATCGATTATTTTTTCCGTACACGTGAAGAATTTGAAGATTTGATCCGTCAAGGGCAAATGTTAGAGTATGCTGAGTACGTTGGAAATTACTATGGGACTCCTTTAACTTATGTGAATGAAACCTTGGACAAAGGAATTGATGTATTCCTTGAAATTGAAGTTCAAGGTGCGCTCCAAGTAAAGAAAAAAGTGCCAGATGCAGTTTTTATCTTCTTAACCCCGCCTGATTTGGATGAATTACAAGATCGATTAGTGGGACGCGGAACAGATAGTGCAGAAGTCATTGCGCAACGGATTGAAAAAGCAAAAGAAGAAATCGCCATGATGCGTGAATATGACTACGCAATTGTGAACGATGAAGTTCCTCTTGCTGCTCAACGTGTCAAACGTGTGATCGAAGCAGAACATTTCCGTGTAGACCGTGTCATTGGGCATTATCTGGATATGTTACCAAAAACACAAACTATTGTGAAGAGATAA
- a CDS encoding ribonuclease Y, which produces MNFVITGVFAAVIGLVIGYVGTALKMKASKEAAELTLLNAEQEATNLRGQAEREADLILKEAKHESSSLKKEALLEAKEEARKYREEVDAEFKSERQELKQLESRLAERASNLDRKDDILTSKEQSLEHKEQSLTDRTKHIDAREQQLEELEHKKVEELERVAALSQGEARDIILSQTEEQLSKEIASRIRDAELEVKERSDKIAKDILVQAMQRMAGDFVAEQTNSTVHLPDDSMKGRIIGREGRNIRTFESLTGVDVIIDDTPEVVTLSGFDPIRREIARMTMESLLKDGRIHPARIEELVEKNRQEIDNRIREYGEAAAYEIGAPNLHPDLMKIMGRLQFRTSYGQNVLRHSIEVAKLSGIIASELGENATLARRAGFLHDIGKAIDREVEGSHVEIGTELARKYKEHPVVVNTIASHHGDVEPESVIAVIVAAADALSAARPGARSESLESYIKRLQDLEEIANSFEGVKTSFALQAGREIRIMVSPEAIKDDKVTILAHDIREKIESNLEYPGNIKVTVIRELRAVDYAK; this is translated from the coding sequence ATGAATTTTGTTATTACAGGTGTTTTTGCCGCGGTCATTGGTTTAGTCATTGGATATGTGGGAACTGCTCTTAAAATGAAAGCTTCAAAAGAAGCTGCGGAACTCACCCTTTTGAATGCTGAACAAGAAGCAACGAATTTACGTGGACAGGCTGAACGCGAAGCCGATTTGATTTTAAAAGAGGCGAAGCATGAGTCAAGTTCACTTAAAAAAGAAGCACTTTTGGAGGCAAAGGAAGAAGCCAGAAAATATCGTGAAGAGGTCGATGCTGAGTTTAAGTCAGAACGACAAGAATTGAAGCAATTAGAAAGCCGTTTGGCAGAACGTGCTAGCAATCTTGATCGCAAAGACGACATTTTAACAAGCAAAGAACAGTCTCTTGAACACAAAGAGCAAAGTCTTACAGATAGAACTAAACACATTGATGCGCGTGAACAACAGCTGGAAGAGCTTGAACACAAGAAAGTAGAAGAACTGGAACGTGTCGCTGCTCTAAGTCAAGGAGAAGCGCGTGACATTATTTTGAGTCAGACGGAAGAGCAACTTTCAAAAGAAATTGCCTCACGGATTCGTGATGCTGAATTGGAAGTGAAAGAACGTTCTGATAAAATCGCAAAAGACATTCTCGTGCAAGCTATGCAGCGAATGGCGGGTGATTTTGTTGCTGAGCAAACAAACTCAACCGTTCATTTGCCGGACGATAGTATGAAGGGTCGGATTATCGGTCGTGAAGGTCGCAATATTCGTACCTTTGAGAGTTTGACAGGTGTCGATGTGATTATTGATGATACGCCTGAAGTGGTGACCTTGTCAGGGTTTGATCCGATTCGTCGTGAAATCGCCCGTATGACAATGGAGAGCCTTCTCAAAGATGGTCGGATCCATCCAGCCCGTATCGAAGAGCTGGTTGAGAAGAACCGTCAGGAAATTGACAACCGGATTCGTGAATACGGTGAAGCAGCTGCCTATGAAATTGGTGCGCCAAACCTCCATCCAGATTTGATGAAAATCATGGGACGGTTGCAATTCCGTACTTCTTATGGTCAAAATGTTTTGCGTCACTCCATTGAAGTTGCCAAACTTTCTGGTATTATTGCTAGCGAGTTGGGTGAAAATGCTACCTTGGCACGACGTGCAGGATTCTTACATGATATCGGTAAAGCGATTGACCGTGAAGTGGAAGGAAGTCACGTTGAGATTGGAACTGAATTGGCACGGAAGTACAAGGAACACCCAGTGGTGGTCAATACCATTGCCAGTCACCATGGTGACGTGGAACCAGAAAGTGTCATCGCAGTCATTGTCGCTGCAGCGGATGCCTTGAGTGCAGCTCGACCTGGAGCACGAAGTGAGTCACTTGAAAGCTACATCAAACGCTTGCAAGATCTTGAAGAAATTGCAAATAGTTTTGAAGGAGTTAAGACAAGTTTCGCCCTTCAAGCGGGTCGTGAAATCCGTATTATGGTTAGTCCTGAGGCAATCAAGGATGATAAAGTGACGATCTTGGCTCATGATATTCGTGAGAAGATCGAGTCCAATCTTGAATATCCTGGAAACATTAAGGTTACCGTTATTCGAGAATTGCGTGCAGTCGATTACGCAAAATAA
- a CDS encoding S-ribosylhomocysteine lyase — MTKEVIVESFELDHTAVKAPYVRLIGEETGPKGDIISNFDIRLVQPNENAIPTAGLHTIEHLLAMLIRKRIDGMIDCSPFGCRTGFHMIMWGQHSSTEIAKVIKDSLEEIASISTWEDVPGTTIESCGNYKDHSLFSAKEWCRLILDQGISDDPFERHLV, encoded by the coding sequence ATGACAAAAGAAGTAATTGTTGAAAGTTTTGAATTGGACCACACAGCTGTGAAGGCTCCCTATGTACGCTTGATTGGTGAGGAAACTGGACCCAAAGGAGACATCATCTCTAACTTCGATATTCGTCTGGTGCAACCCAATGAAAATGCGATTCCAACGGCAGGACTCCACACGATCGAGCACCTTCTTGCAATGCTTATTCGCAAACGCATCGATGGAATGATTGATTGTTCCCCATTTGGATGTCGCACCGGTTTTCATATGATCATGTGGGGACAGCATTCAAGTACGGAAATTGCTAAAGTGATTAAAGATTCTCTAGAAGAAATTGCTTCTATCAGCACTTGGGAGGATGTCCCAGGCACAACCATTGAGTCTTGCGGAAATTACAAGGATCACAGCCTCTTCTCAGCCAAAGAATGGTGTCGCTTGATTCTAGATCAAGGAATCTCAGATGATCCATTTGAACGTCATCTTGTTTAA
- a CDS encoding cell division site-positioning protein MapZ family protein produces the protein MTEKDKKPLEQETESILEFEDAKEMTIGQANRKAEEIEAGVTEGDNVLDKYIKQHRAEIEAEKYDTKILAKEELAKAEEVAASETVAEVAEAVEAPEVTETVLEQRPEMDAISTELPAKIKFGPTPTEPIVEAEELPEETPSNAGKRIKAVLYSALGLAIVGSAIFVTYNWMHSRGKSGGTTVVSSSSSKSSSTSKSSSSETQAQKLEEFTKAYDAFFVDESKSALKNDKFGDLENLKKLLDKLEGSSDYNAAKTKYEDLVKQVSAIQKVNSQFSSPVIKDGVLDATAKAKSDATFAETKTGNEKLDSLLNEAVAQGRSQQVATPAPVTGTGGTDSSNAAPAPAQAATPTAPAVNAATGGAGTASPGYSGYGLPSDGVPLQRNLSRVPYNQAAINDVNNPAWVFGDGILEKVLNIARKRGHITGNQYILERVNIINGNGYYNLFKPDGTYLFSINAKTGYFVGNGKGHSDALDY, from the coding sequence ATGACAGAGAAGGATAAAAAGCCATTAGAGCAAGAAACAGAATCAATTTTAGAGTTTGAAGATGCTAAAGAGATGACGATTGGGCAGGCCAATCGAAAGGCAGAAGAAATCGAAGCAGGTGTAACGGAAGGTGATAATGTCTTAGACAAATACATCAAACAACACCGAGCAGAAATTGAAGCGGAAAAATACGATACAAAGATCTTAGCTAAGGAAGAGTTGGCTAAAGCTGAAGAGGTGGCAGCTTCAGAAACAGTTGCCGAAGTAGCTGAAGCAGTGGAGGCACCGGAAGTAACGGAAACAGTCTTGGAACAAAGGCCTGAAATGGATGCTATCTCAACAGAATTACCTGCTAAGATTAAATTTGGACCTACACCAACTGAACCAATTGTAGAAGCAGAGGAGCTTCCTGAGGAAACACCAAGCAATGCGGGCAAACGAATCAAAGCAGTTCTATACTCTGCCTTAGGTCTAGCGATTGTCGGGTCGGCCATTTTTGTGACCTATAACTGGATGCACAGTCGTGGAAAATCTGGTGGTACAACTGTTGTATCGTCTTCATCTAGCAAGTCATCTTCTACTTCTAAATCAAGTAGCAGTGAAACACAGGCTCAAAAATTGGAAGAGTTTACCAAAGCCTACGATGCCTTTTTTGTAGATGAATCAAAAAGTGCTCTTAAAAATGATAAATTCGGAGACTTGGAAAATCTGAAGAAACTGCTGGACAAATTAGAAGGAAGCAGTGATTATAATGCGGCTAAAACAAAATATGAAGACCTTGTGAAGCAAGTTTCTGCTATTCAAAAAGTGAATTCTCAATTTAGTTCTCCAGTCATCAAAGATGGAGTTCTTGATGCAACTGCCAAAGCGAAAAGTGATGCGACCTTTGCAGAAACAAAGACAGGCAATGAAAAATTAGATAGCTTATTGAATGAGGCGGTTGCGCAAGGACGTTCACAACAAGTTGCGACACCGGCACCAGTGACAGGAACAGGTGGTACAGATTCTTCTAACGCAGCCCCAGCCCCAGCTCAAGCAGCAACGCCTACGGCCCCAGCTGTCAATGCTGCTACAGGTGGTGCAGGAACGGCAAGTCCAGGCTATTCAGGGTACGGTCTTCCAAGCGATGGTGTCCCACTTCAGCGGAACTTGAGTCGTGTGCCATATAACCAAGCAGCTATCAATGATGTCAATAACCCGGCCTGGGTATTTGGTGATGGTATCCTTGAAAAAGTATTGAATATTGCTCGTAAACGTGGACATATCACTGGCAATCAATACATTTTAGAGCGTGTCAATATCATTAACGGTAATGGCTATTACAACCTCTTCAAACCAGATGGAACCTATCTCTTTAGTATCAATGCCAAAACTGGTTATTTCGTAGGAAACGGAAAAGGTCATTCAGATGCTCTGGATTATTAA
- a CDS encoding THUMP domain-containing class I SAM-dependent RNA methyltransferase, giving the protein MKKQFELIATASAGLEAVVGRELRDLGYDCQVENGRVRFQGDRRAIIETNLWLRAADRVKIVVGTFPAKTFEELFQGVFALDWENYLPLGARFPISKAKCVKSKLHNEPSVQAISKKAVVKKLQKHYARPEGVPLMENGAEFKIEVSILKDQATVMIDTTGSSLFKRGYRTEKGGAPIKENMAAAILLLSNWYPDKPLIDPTCGSGTFCIEAAMIARNMAPGLRRTFSFEEWNWMDDRLIHEVRQEASRKINREIELDIMGTDIDARMVEIAKENAQKAGVSSDITFKQMRVQDLHSDKINGVIISNPPYGERLSDDEGVTKLYTEMGHVFAPLKTWSKFILTSDEGFESKFGSKADKKRKLYNGTLKVDLYQYFGERVKRQIKA; this is encoded by the coding sequence ATGAAAAAACAATTTGAATTGATTGCAACGGCCTCTGCTGGCTTAGAGGCTGTTGTTGGTCGAGAACTACGCGATCTCGGCTACGATTGCCAGGTTGAAAATGGACGGGTTCGATTTCAAGGAGACCGTCGAGCAATCATAGAGACCAATCTCTGGTTGCGCGCGGCTGATCGAGTAAAAATTGTGGTTGGGACTTTTCCAGCCAAAACCTTCGAAGAACTCTTTCAAGGTGTCTTTGCTTTGGATTGGGAAAATTATTTGCCTTTAGGAGCACGTTTTCCCATTTCTAAGGCTAAATGTGTCAAATCAAAACTTCATAATGAACCTAGCGTTCAGGCCATTTCGAAAAAAGCAGTGGTTAAAAAGTTACAAAAACACTATGCCCGACCAGAAGGTGTTCCTCTCATGGAAAATGGGGCAGAGTTCAAGATCGAAGTATCGATCCTTAAAGATCAAGCCACTGTCATGATTGATACCACTGGTAGTAGCCTCTTCAAACGTGGTTATCGGACTGAAAAAGGGGGAGCCCCTATTAAGGAAAATATGGCAGCAGCAATTCTTCTGCTGTCAAACTGGTATCCAGATAAACCCTTGATTGACCCGACATGTGGTTCTGGAACGTTTTGTATTGAGGCGGCGATGATTGCGAGAAATATGGCACCTGGTTTACGTAGGACCTTTTCTTTTGAAGAATGGAACTGGATGGATGATCGCTTGATTCATGAAGTCCGTCAAGAAGCAAGCAGAAAAATCAATCGCGAGATCGAATTGGATATTATGGGAACTGATATCGATGCGCGGATGGTTGAGATTGCCAAAGAAAATGCCCAGAAAGCGGGCGTTAGCAGTGACATTACTTTTAAACAAATGCGAGTCCAAGATCTTCACTCAGATAAGATCAACGGGGTGATTATCTCCAATCCTCCATATGGAGAACGATTATCTGATGATGAAGGTGTGACGAAATTGTATACTGAAATGGGGCACGTATTTGCACCTCTCAAAACCTGGAGTAAATTTATCTTAACCAGTGATGAAGGTTTTGAATCTAAATTCGGTAGTAAAGCAGATAAAAAACGAAAACTTTATAACGGAACCCTAAAAGTTGATCTCTATCAATATTTTGGGGAACGAGTAAAACGGCAGATAAAGGCATAG
- the gpsB gene encoding cell division regulator GpsB: MASIIFTAKDIFDQDFKREVRGYNKDEVNEFLDDVIKDYETYAALVKELREENARLREELAQKAQETPQTSPIASTATQEYPQVTTATNFDILKRLNRLEKEVFGKQIVDRDY, from the coding sequence ATGGCGAGTATTATTTTTACTGCGAAAGATATTTTTGATCAAGATTTCAAACGAGAAGTTCGTGGTTATAATAAAGATGAAGTAAATGAATTTTTGGATGATGTCATAAAAGACTATGAAACCTATGCTGCTTTGGTGAAGGAATTGCGTGAAGAAAACGCCCGCCTTCGTGAAGAACTTGCCCAAAAAGCACAGGAAACACCACAAACATCTCCGATTGCTAGCACTGCTACGCAAGAATACCCGCAAGTGACAACAGCGACGAACTTTGATATTCTCAAACGTCTCAATCGTTTGGAAAAAGAAGTTTTTGGGAAACAGATCGTAGATCGCGATTATTAA
- a CDS encoding DUF1273 domain-containing protein gives MNTILVAGYKSFDVGVFSNKDPRLTIIKKAIERDLRRLFEEGVKWLVFSGNLGFEAWVLEVAFALKNDYDFQMATIFLFENVGENWNESNQELLARFKQVDFVKYAYPHYSNPGQLKEYNQFLIDNADGAYVFYDPENETNLKYLYKMMLEKEPFYVKELSFDDLNELAENFYEN, from the coding sequence ATGAATACCATACTTGTTGCAGGTTATAAGAGTTTTGATGTGGGCGTCTTTTCCAATAAGGACCCTCGACTGACCATTATCAAAAAAGCCATTGAAAGAGATCTTCGTCGTTTATTTGAAGAAGGAGTGAAATGGCTAGTCTTTTCTGGTAATTTGGGATTTGAGGCTTGGGTACTAGAGGTCGCCTTTGCATTAAAAAATGATTACGATTTTCAAATGGCGACGATCTTCCTATTTGAGAATGTTGGCGAAAATTGGAATGAAAGCAATCAGGAATTATTAGCACGCTTCAAACAGGTGGATTTCGTGAAATATGCCTATCCCCACTATAGCAATCCGGGTCAACTAAAAGAATACAATCAGTTTTTGATAGATAATGCGGATGGAGCTTATGTTTTTTATGATCCAGAAAATGAAACCAATTTAAAATATCTTTACAAAATGATGTTAGAAAAAGAACCATTTTATGTCAAAGAATTAAGTTTTGATGACTTAAATGAACTTGCTGAAAATTTTTACGAAAACTAA
- the recU gene encoding Holliday junction resolvase RecU, with protein sequence MVNYPHKVAKKTLVSTQRKHPVDFANRGMTFEKMINESNQYYLSRGLAVIHKKPTPIQIVKVDYPRRSRAKIVEAYFRQASTTDYSGVYKGRYIDFEAKETQQKQSMPMKNFHQHQIDHMEAVVQQGGICFVLLHFAKLSETYLLPAPALIHYYNIDHGNKSMPLSYIQEHGFLVDENRLPSVPYLDIIEQKLLGGI encoded by the coding sequence ATGGTCAACTATCCACATAAAGTAGCCAAAAAAACCTTGGTCTCTACACAAAGGAAACATCCAGTCGACTTTGCGAATCGTGGGATGACATTTGAAAAAATGATCAATGAAAGCAATCAATACTATCTTTCTCGAGGTCTAGCTGTCATCCATAAAAAACCAACACCGATTCAAATCGTGAAAGTGGATTATCCACGTCGCAGTCGGGCAAAGATTGTTGAAGCCTATTTCAGGCAAGCCTCAACGACAGACTATTCTGGAGTATACAAGGGACGCTATATCGATTTTGAAGCTAAGGAAACACAGCAAAAGCAATCCATGCCGATGAAAAATTTTCATCAACATCAAATCGATCATATGGAGGCGGTTGTCCAGCAAGGCGGTATCTGTTTCGTTCTCTTGCATTTTGCAAAGTTGAGTGAAACCTACTTACTTCCTGCTCCTGCATTAATTCACTATTACAACATCGATCATGGTAATAAATCCATGCCCCTCTCCTATATTCAGGAGCACGGCTTTCTAGTAGATGAGAATCGACTTCCGAGCGTTCCTTATCTTGATATTATCGAACAGAAACTTCTAGGCGGTATTTAA